In Chlamydia serpentis, the following are encoded in one genomic region:
- a CDS encoding MGMT family protein, which yields MAENILIPKLMKHSLSQACSDGLLIAKYPPLQVIVHFDNNAVVKTHLSVAPVFSCLFLGAAAHTAMQEIVLWCSRYANREHPPFSSHFANNVIPEKYLKILNCVAEIPFGAQQTYAEIARKANTHPRTVGAACKQNPFLLFFPCHRVVGSNGERNYILGSRLHNILLKFEKNNYPIT from the coding sequence GCGTGTTCTGATGGTTTACTGATTGCTAAGTATCCTCCCCTTCAAGTCATAGTCCACTTTGATAACAATGCAGTGGTAAAAACACATCTTTCAGTAGCGCCTGTGTTTTCGTGCCTCTTCTTAGGGGCTGCAGCACATACAGCTATGCAGGAAATTGTCTTATGGTGCTCACGATATGCTAACAGGGAGCATCCTCCTTTTTCATCGCATTTCGCAAACAATGTTATTCCAGAAAAATATCTGAAAATCCTGAACTGCGTTGCAGAGATCCCCTTTGGGGCACAACAAACCTATGCGGAGATTGCTAGGAAAGCCAATACACATCCTAGGACTGTAGGAGCTGCATGCAAGCAAAATCCTTTTTTACTCTTCTTCCCCTGTCATAGAGTTGTAGGAAGTAACGGGGAGCGCAATTATATTTTAGGATCTCGACTTCATAATATACTTCTAAAGTTCGAAAAAAATAACTATCCCATCACATAA
- a CDS encoding ABC transporter permease, producing the protein MQEHPSFYQRFLAAYHKNLLASLSWKFFIIVAVVGIYAPLFASSKPLLVTWHGEVFFPLLRYLLFPGYYTKPVDLFFNVLMLTFPLFVLSSKFARGWLRRWLLGVCIVIQCGIFAWAYNGKVQDPAAAEHLKKMRAEKIRENISKVNSEMLMLLPKDTRSWEMERRYMSPYEQLGILIKAKYRKKQNSSLQKYQAAFEDKKQSRMPTLRYLEIKNEEICLKRLQQRIDKMQHSYEIAQQAWNHATDGYRPFLMALIRIEHELNLAYYNNWGQPEDLSIAYADIMKKAEPYKKSLMETRQVLEDYAKLRSAIHFIQDKRVWIEKESEDVRILISPLFSSFHWEDDAGGSREMNKYVPWWQLTRVTRKDLLSALIFGIRIALVVGGIGIAIALAIGIMIGLVSGYFGGTIDMILSRFTEIWETMPILFILMLVISITQKKSLILNTVLLGSFGWTGFSRYVRIEVLKQRDQGYVLAATNLGYSHYYIMVHQILPNAIVPVISLVPFAMMAMISCEAGLTFLGLGEESSASWGNLMREGVTGFPAESAVLWPPAFILTMLLIAIALIGDGVRDALDPRLQDS; encoded by the coding sequence ATGCAGGAGCATCCTTCTTTTTACCAACGCTTTTTGGCTGCCTATCATAAAAATTTATTAGCTTCGTTGTCTTGGAAATTTTTTATTATTGTTGCTGTAGTTGGAATCTATGCTCCTTTATTTGCAAGTAGTAAACCCTTACTTGTAACTTGGCATGGAGAAGTCTTCTTCCCATTACTTAGGTATTTGTTGTTTCCAGGGTATTATACTAAGCCTGTGGATCTCTTTTTTAATGTGTTGATGTTGACGTTCCCTTTGTTTGTACTTTCTTCTAAGTTTGCAAGAGGATGGTTACGTCGTTGGTTACTAGGGGTCTGTATCGTTATTCAATGTGGTATTTTCGCTTGGGCCTATAATGGGAAAGTCCAAGATCCAGCAGCAGCCGAGCACTTGAAAAAGATGCGTGCTGAAAAAATTCGAGAAAATATTAGCAAAGTAAACTCTGAAATGTTGATGCTTCTACCTAAGGATACTCGTAGTTGGGAGATGGAACGGCGCTATATGAGTCCATACGAGCAGTTAGGAATTTTGATTAAGGCAAAGTATCGTAAGAAACAGAATTCTTCTTTACAGAAATACCAGGCAGCTTTTGAAGATAAAAAACAATCCCGAATGCCGACGTTGCGCTACTTAGAAATAAAAAACGAGGAAATCTGTCTTAAAAGATTGCAACAAAGAATAGATAAGATGCAGCATTCTTATGAGATAGCGCAGCAAGCTTGGAATCATGCTACTGACGGTTATAGGCCTTTTTTAATGGCTCTCATAAGGATAGAACACGAATTAAACCTAGCATATTACAATAACTGGGGACAGCCTGAAGATCTTTCCATCGCCTATGCTGACATAATGAAAAAGGCAGAACCTTATAAAAAATCTTTGATGGAAACTCGTCAGGTACTTGAAGATTATGCAAAGCTGCGGAGTGCTATACACTTTATTCAAGATAAACGTGTATGGATCGAAAAAGAATCCGAAGATGTTCGTATTTTAATTAGCCCCCTCTTCAGTAGTTTCCATTGGGAAGACGATGCTGGAGGATCTCGTGAAATGAACAAGTATGTTCCCTGGTGGCAACTTACACGAGTTACTCGGAAAGATTTACTTTCCGCTTTGATATTTGGAATTCGGATTGCTTTGGTCGTCGGGGGGATTGGGATCGCTATAGCCCTAGCTATTGGAATAATGATTGGGTTGGTTTCAGGATATTTTGGTGGAACTATAGATATGATCTTATCTCGTTTTACTGAAATTTGGGAGACAATGCCTATTCTATTTATCTTGATGTTAGTAATTTCAATAACACAAAAGAAATCCTTGATCTTGAACACCGTATTGCTAGGATCTTTCGGATGGACAGGATTTAGTCGGTATGTTCGAATTGAGGTATTAAAACAACGAGATCAAGGATATGTTCTTGCTGCGACAAACCTGGGGTACAGTCATTATTACATTATGGTACACCAGATTCTTCCTAATGCTATTGTTCCTGTCATTTCTTTAGTTCCCTTTGCTATGATGGCAATGATTAGCTGTGAAGCGGGTCTGACCTTTTTGGGATTGGGAGAGGAGAGCTCTGCTTCTTGGGGGAATCTTATGAGAGAAGGTGTCACGGGATTTCCTGCAGAAAGTGCTGTTCTTTGGCCTCCAGCATTTATATTAACAATGTTGCTGATCGCGATAGCTTTAATAGGTGATGGTGTTCGAGATGCTTTAGATCCTAGGTTACAGGACTCTTGA
- a CDS encoding ABC transporter permease — MLKYILKRLILIPLTLFAIVSINFLILNAAPGDVLEEKAIDSLGEAGKSDKIRSYKGPDRYLQFREHYGLTLPIFFNTRPKIPHKKVRAGLEDFFNYANNKITGVANVSKSWVYWGDCAKFIMPVLLFEADDTSRDSKYRHLAADLFIRGGVLQGIVGPNLSLEERAKNKEIAESNAFLLKQLSEEDINAKVEALKSWFQDHGGTKVFCYNSKQACKIFFCETRFFRYMSRVLRLDFGTLRNDSHKTVISEVIKRLRCSLVLSILPMIVGFVLCQFFGMIMALKRNHWIDHSLNFIFLILFSIPVFVAVPWILDNFVINKTIPFTSAPMPYSGLHSPPEVFNELSTLGRLFDLLSHGFLPFCAVSYGALAAQSRLSRSIFLEVLGQDFICAAKARGVRWIDILYKHVGKNAAVSIVTSLASSLGTLLGGALVVETLFDIDGFGNFFYQAILNRDHNVVLFSVLVGSTLSLVGYLLGDICYVLLDPRVQLEGRRL, encoded by the coding sequence ATGCTTAAGTACATCCTAAAACGTTTAATTTTAATCCCCCTGACTTTATTTGCTATTGTCTCTATAAATTTTTTAATACTAAACGCTGCGCCTGGAGATGTCTTGGAAGAAAAAGCTATAGACTCTTTAGGTGAAGCTGGGAAATCTGATAAAATCCGTTCGTATAAGGGCCCAGATCGTTATTTGCAGTTTCGAGAACATTATGGATTAACACTTCCTATTTTTTTTAATACTCGCCCTAAGATCCCTCATAAAAAAGTTCGGGCAGGGCTTGAAGACTTTTTCAATTACGCCAATAATAAAATTACTGGAGTTGCAAATGTTTCTAAGTCCTGGGTATATTGGGGAGATTGCGCGAAGTTTATCATGCCTGTGCTGCTATTTGAAGCTGATGATACTTCCCGAGATTCTAAGTATCGTCATCTTGCTGCAGATTTATTTATTCGTGGTGGAGTGCTCCAAGGGATTGTTGGCCCTAATCTTAGCCTTGAGGAGAGAGCAAAAAATAAAGAGATAGCAGAGAGTAATGCTTTTTTACTAAAACAACTTAGTGAAGAAGATATCAATGCCAAAGTTGAAGCTCTAAAATCTTGGTTTCAAGACCATGGGGGAACAAAGGTTTTTTGTTATAACTCTAAACAGGCATGCAAGATTTTTTTCTGTGAAACCCGCTTTTTTCGCTATATGTCACGAGTCTTACGATTAGACTTCGGAACATTACGAAATGACTCACATAAGACTGTAATTTCGGAAGTCATCAAGCGTTTACGTTGTTCTTTGGTATTGTCAATTTTACCTATGATTGTTGGTTTTGTTTTATGCCAATTCTTTGGCATGATTATGGCCTTAAAAAGAAACCACTGGATAGATCACTCCTTAAATTTTATTTTTCTTATTTTATTCTCCATCCCCGTATTTGTTGCAGTTCCCTGGATTTTAGATAACTTTGTTATCAATAAAACGATCCCATTTACTTCAGCTCCTATGCCTTACTCAGGGCTACATTCTCCACCTGAGGTTTTCAATGAGCTCAGCACTTTAGGCCGCCTTTTTGATTTATTGTCACATGGGTTTTTGCCTTTCTGTGCTGTTAGTTACGGAGCTCTTGCTGCCCAGTCGCGACTCAGCCGGTCCATATTTCTAGAGGTATTAGGCCAGGATTTCATTTGTGCTGCTAAGGCTCGGGGAGTGAGATGGATAGATATTTTATATAAGCATGTAGGCAAAAATGCTGCAGTATCTATAGTAACCTCTTTAGCTTCTTCATTGGGGACATTACTAGGCGGAGCCTTAGTAGTGGAAACCTTGTTTGATATAGATGGATTTGGAAATTTTTTCTATCAAGCAATTCTAAATCGTGATCATAACGTGGTTTTATTTTCTGTGCTTGTGGGGTCAACACTGTCTCTAGTAGGATATCTTCTCGGGGATATTTGCTATGTATTGTTAGATCCTCGTGTTCAGTTAGAAGGAAGGAGACTATAA
- a CDS encoding ABC transporter substrate-binding protein — protein MLDKILKGVVVVSLILLYWSSDLLERDIKSIKGNVKDIQEDIREISRVVKQQSSQALPSVSSPTLSPSTVRDEALTILLGDPSYPNLLSTDPYKQQTLPELLGRNFNPHGILRTAHVGKPENLSPFNGFDYIVGFYDLCVPDLASPHVGKYETFSPDLALKIEEHLVGDGSGDKEFHIYLRPNVFWRPIDPKLFPKHVQLDEMFLRPHPVTAHDIKFFYDAVMNPYVATMRAVALRSYYEDIVSVSVENDSKLVVRWKAHTVINEEGEEERKVLYSAFFNTLSLKPLPRFVYQYFANGEKIIEDENNSDNYRTNSIWAQNFAIHWANNYIVSCGAYYFGGMDDEKIIFSRNPDFYDPHAALLEARYTYFKESSDSLFQDFKTGKIDISYLPPNQRDNFYSFMKSPAYNKQVAKGGAIREVVSSDRAYTYIGWNCYSLFFQSQQVRCAMNMAIDRERIIEQCLDGQGYTISGPFAYNSPSYNKQIEGWHYSPEEAARLLEEEGWIDTDGDGIREKIIDGVIIPFRFRLCYYVKSLTARTIADYVATSCKEIGIECSLLGLDMADLSQAFDEKNFDALLMGWCLGSPPEDPRALWHSEGAMEKGSANVVGFHHEEVDKIIDKLSYEYDAQERNRLYHRFHEIIHEEAPYAFLFSRHSSLLYKDYVKNVFVPLHRTDLIPEAQDETVNVQMVWLEKKEDQCLSTS, from the coding sequence ATGCTAGACAAAATTTTAAAAGGAGTGGTTGTTGTTTCTTTAATTTTGTTGTACTGGTCCTCAGACCTACTTGAAAGAGATATTAAGTCAATAAAAGGTAATGTAAAAGACATACAGGAAGATATTCGTGAAATTTCACGTGTAGTTAAACAGCAGTCATCACAGGCCCTACCTTCCGTTTCTAGTCCTACACTTTCTCCCAGTACTGTCCGAGATGAGGCTTTAACCATACTACTTGGAGACCCAAGTTATCCTAATTTACTCTCTACTGATCCTTATAAGCAACAAACTCTTCCTGAGCTTTTGGGAAGAAATTTTAATCCTCATGGTATTCTACGCACTGCTCATGTTGGAAAACCTGAAAATCTCAGTCCTTTTAATGGATTTGACTATATAGTCGGTTTCTATGATCTTTGTGTTCCTGATTTAGCCTCTCCCCATGTAGGAAAGTATGAAACGTTTTCTCCTGATCTTGCATTAAAAATAGAAGAACATCTTGTTGGAGATGGTTCTGGCGATAAGGAGTTTCATATCTATTTGCGTCCCAATGTTTTTTGGCGTCCTATAGATCCTAAGCTCTTTCCAAAGCATGTTCAATTAGATGAAATGTTTTTACGCCCTCATCCTGTAACAGCTCATGACATCAAATTTTTCTATGATGCGGTTATGAATCCCTATGTAGCTACAATGAGAGCAGTTGCTCTGCGCTCTTATTATGAAGATATTGTTTCGGTATCAGTAGAAAATGACTCAAAGCTAGTGGTCAGGTGGAAAGCACATACAGTAATTAATGAAGAAGGAGAAGAAGAACGTAAAGTACTTTACTCTGCATTTTTTAATACCTTAAGCCTTAAGCCTTTGCCTAGATTTGTCTATCAGTATTTTGCTAACGGAGAAAAAATTATTGAAGATGAAAATAACAGCGACAATTATCGTACAAATTCTATTTGGGCGCAAAACTTTGCTATACACTGGGCAAACAATTATATTGTGAGTTGTGGTGCCTATTACTTTGGTGGTATGGATGATGAAAAAATTATTTTTTCTCGAAATCCTGATTTTTATGATCCTCATGCAGCTTTGTTAGAAGCGCGTTACACTTACTTTAAAGAAAGCTCAGACTCTTTATTCCAAGATTTTAAGACTGGGAAAATAGATATTTCCTATCTTCCTCCAAACCAAAGAGACAACTTCTATAGTTTTATGAAAAGCCCAGCGTATAATAAGCAAGTGGCTAAAGGGGGTGCAATTCGTGAAGTAGTCTCTTCAGATCGAGCTTATACCTACATCGGGTGGAATTGTTATTCATTGTTTTTTCAAAGTCAGCAAGTGCGTTGTGCTATGAACATGGCAATTGATAGAGAAAGAATCATAGAGCAGTGCTTGGATGGCCAAGGCTATACTATAAGTGGGCCCTTTGCTTATAATTCTCCTTCTTACAATAAGCAGATTGAGGGATGGCATTACTCTCCAGAAGAAGCTGCTCGTCTCTTAGAGGAAGAAGGATGGATAGATACCGATGGTGATGGAATTCGAGAAAAAATTATTGACGGGGTGATTATCCCTTTCCGTTTTCGTTTGTGTTACTATGTAAAGAGTTTAACTGCGAGAACTATTGCCGATTATGTAGCTACTTCCTGCAAAGAAATCGGAATAGAATGCAGTCTCTTAGGCCTGGATATGGCTGATCTTTCACAGGCTTTTGATGAAAAAAATTTCGATGCTCTTTTAATGGGATGGTGTTTGGGCTCGCCTCCTGAAGATCCTCGAGCTTTATGGCATTCTGAAGGAGCTATGGAAAAAGGGTCTGCAAATGTCGTGGGCTTCCACCATGAAGAAGTTGATAAAATCATAGACAAATTGAGTTATGAATACGATGCACAAGAGCGCAATCGACTTTATCATCGTTTTCATGAAATTATTCATGAAGAAGCTCCATATGCTTTCTTATTCTCCAGACATAGCTCCCTACTCTATAAGGACTATGTAAAAAATGTCTTTGTTCCTCTACATAGAACAGATTTAATTCCCGAAGCTCAGGATGAGACTGTCAATGTACAGATGGTATGGCTAGAGAAGAAGGAGGATCAATGCTTAAGTACATCCTAA
- a CDS encoding tetratricopeptide repeat protein gives MKPFGFQASLEDLCKKISARLRKYLIKQITFVWGACFFMALELSCFLYFFLFSGKTIIPAFCLACFFLTLFVCLVTRLYLLSGKLDFFEDLASEYLQATLTLSKRSQNIVEEQSHLAAAATKLSIHLQNQEYSLLSSIFRLLPKHDLVRKFSCFCFWKDYFLFRECLLQKAIEAYIKVVQTIPVDLSAHVSLADAYVALSGLYADPRKYPEFDANYWIPSGRYSDEIQEKFFATARRAIEEFQILNEYAPGNAWVHAQLAYSYHDLQMPKEEIQEYEIVLKLKPNDVETMSKLGILYFQQGMNAKGLRIYEEIKKRDYKKSQKLIKFYGIEYKY, from the coding sequence ATGAAACCTTTTGGTTTTCAGGCGAGTTTAGAAGATTTGTGTAAGAAAATAAGTGCTCGTTTACGTAAGTACTTAATTAAGCAGATAACATTTGTTTGGGGCGCCTGTTTTTTCATGGCTCTTGAGCTTAGCTGCTTTCTTTACTTCTTCTTGTTTTCAGGAAAAACAATCATTCCAGCATTTTGCCTTGCCTGTTTTTTTCTTACCTTGTTTGTTTGTCTTGTTACACGCCTCTATCTTCTTTCAGGGAAGCTGGATTTTTTTGAAGATCTCGCATCAGAATATCTGCAAGCTACTCTTACACTGAGTAAGCGCTCGCAAAATATTGTGGAGGAGCAGTCGCATTTGGCAGCAGCAGCCACTAAGTTATCTATACATCTTCAAAATCAAGAGTATTCTCTTCTTTCTAGTATATTCAGGTTACTTCCTAAACATGATTTGGTTAGGAAATTTAGCTGTTTTTGCTTTTGGAAAGACTACTTTCTTTTTCGTGAGTGCTTACTTCAGAAAGCGATTGAGGCGTATATTAAAGTTGTTCAAACTATCCCAGTAGATCTTAGTGCGCATGTATCTTTAGCTGACGCTTATGTAGCTCTTTCTGGCCTCTATGCTGATCCAAGGAAATATCCTGAATTTGATGCCAATTATTGGATTCCTTCGGGTAGGTATAGTGACGAAATTCAAGAAAAATTTTTTGCAACAGCGCGAAGAGCAATTGAGGAGTTTCAAATTTTAAATGAATATGCTCCAGGAAATGCTTGGGTTCACGCACAGTTAGCTTATAGTTACCATGACTTGCAAATGCCTAAGGAAGAAATACAAGAATATGAAATTGTCTTAAAACTCAAACCTAATGATGTAGAGACTATGTCTAAATTAGGCATTCTTTATTTTCAACAGGGAATGAATGCTAAAGGCCTAAGAATATACGAAGAGATAAAAAAAAGAGATTATAAAAAATCTCAAAAACTTATTAAATTTTATGGGATTGAATATAAGTACTAA
- the hemH gene encoding ferrochelatase, which produces MTTPAYVLANFGGPRHAEDLQDFLISLLTDRDVTGTFLPKFLHKHLFTFIAKKRVSKVLSQYQALKNWSPIYSETENLAKRLSDHFQTPVIPFHRYLPSTHQKTLDTIRSLNTHPIIGIPLFPHFTYSVTGSIVRFFIKELPTTSISWIPQFGSDPKFVSIVISHIQDFLQKLEIVEKECCFLFSVHGLPLRYISRGDPYNKQCLESFSAITTHLKEAESFLCFQSKFGPGKWLSPSTAELCRNVRTKKPYIVVVPFGFISDHLETLYEIEQDYLPILRSRGYQALRIPAIYNSPLWISTLASIMQNDKVDAQKLIKIGKKQNYEF; this is translated from the coding sequence ATGACAACTCCTGCCTATGTACTAGCGAACTTTGGAGGTCCCCGCCATGCCGAGGATCTTCAAGATTTTCTTATTTCCCTACTTACCGATAGAGATGTTACAGGAACTTTTCTGCCTAAATTTCTACATAAACATTTGTTTACTTTTATTGCTAAAAAGCGAGTTTCCAAAGTCCTTTCTCAATACCAAGCATTAAAAAATTGGTCTCCCATTTATTCTGAAACGGAAAATCTTGCCAAGAGACTCTCTGACCATTTTCAAACTCCTGTTATTCCATTTCACCGTTATTTACCTAGCACTCATCAAAAGACACTTGACACTATACGCTCTTTAAATACGCACCCTATTATAGGAATACCTTTATTTCCTCATTTTACCTATTCTGTTACCGGAAGCATCGTGCGCTTTTTCATCAAGGAATTGCCAACAACCTCTATTTCCTGGATTCCTCAATTTGGAAGTGATCCTAAATTCGTTTCTATCGTTATCTCCCATATTCAAGATTTTCTTCAGAAGTTAGAAATCGTAGAGAAAGAGTGCTGCTTTTTATTTTCTGTACATGGCCTTCCTTTACGCTATATCTCTCGCGGAGATCCCTATAACAAACAATGTCTTGAATCATTTTCAGCAATTACTACCCACCTGAAGGAAGCTGAGAGTTTTCTCTGCTTTCAATCTAAATTTGGTCCTGGGAAATGGCTCTCTCCATCAACTGCTGAGTTATGTCGAAATGTACGGACCAAGAAGCCTTATATCGTTGTGGTGCCTTTTGGCTTTATTTCAGATCACTTAGAAACTCTATACGAAATAGAACAAGATTACCTACCTATACTACGTTCTCGAGGATATCAGGCATTACGTATCCCTGCAATTTACAACTCTCCCCTTTGGATTTCTACTCTGGCAAGTATCATGCAGAACGATAAAGTAGATGCTCAGAAACTAATAAAAATCGGAAAAAAACAAAATTATGAGTTTTAA
- a CDS encoding transporter substrate-binding domain-containing protein, producing the protein MKIKFSWKLNLLVCLLAVGLLFFSCSREKREIMVGRDATWFPKQFGIYTSDINAFLNDLVTEINYKENLNINIVNQDWVHLFENLDEQKTEGAFTSVLPTLEMLEYYQFSDPILLTGPVLVVAKDSPYRSIDDLKGRLIGVYKFDSSVLVAQNIPEAVISLYQHVPIALEALTSNCYDALLAPVIEVTALIETAYKGRLKIISEPLNVDGLRLVVLKGTRGDLLEGFNAGLLKTKRSGKYIAIKQQYHLP; encoded by the coding sequence ATGAAAATAAAATTTTCTTGGAAGCTAAATTTATTGGTATGTTTGTTAGCTGTAGGTTTACTGTTTTTCAGTTGCTCTCGAGAGAAAAGGGAAATTATGGTAGGCCGTGATGCTACTTGGTTCCCAAAACAATTTGGTATTTATACATCGGATATTAATGCGTTTTTAAATGATCTTGTTACTGAAATTAACTATAAAGAGAATCTGAATATTAATATTGTCAATCAAGACTGGGTACATCTTTTTGAGAATTTAGATGAGCAAAAGACTGAAGGAGCATTTACATCTGTATTGCCCACTCTTGAAATGTTAGAATATTACCAGTTTTCCGATCCTATTTTGTTAACAGGTCCTGTTCTTGTCGTAGCTAAAGATTCTCCCTACCGCTCCATCGATGATCTTAAAGGGCGTCTTATTGGAGTTTATAAATTTGACTCTTCTGTTCTTGTAGCTCAAAATATACCTGAGGCGGTAATTAGCTTATATCAACATGTTCCTATAGCGTTAGAGGCTTTGACATCCAATTGTTACGATGCCCTTCTAGCTCCTGTGATTGAAGTTACCGCATTAATAGAAACTGCTTATAAGGGAAGGTTAAAAATTATTTCTGAACCTTTAAATGTAGATGGTCTCCGCCTTGTAGTATTAAAAGGGACGAGAGGCGATTTGCTCGAAGGATTTAACGCAGGACTTTTAAAGACCAAACGTTCGGGGAAATATATAGCTATAAAACAGCAATACCATCTTCCTTAA
- the rsmD gene encoding 16S rRNA (guanine(966)-N(2))-methyltransferase RsmD, producing MRILAGKYKGKSLKTFSNPDIRPTSGLVKESFFNICSSDIKGASFLDLFAGMGSVGFEALSRGAIHVIFVDISFKAVRLIHTNAALIGPELPIMILKQDASSAIQRLAKQHKSFDLIYIDPPYDFPSDYVQTLLEDIVFGKLLNFHGIIVLENASNEVILCENLILRRRRKLGKTYLSEYILKKNFQ from the coding sequence GTGAGGATTTTAGCAGGTAAGTATAAGGGTAAGTCTTTGAAGACATTTTCTAACCCTGATATCCGACCTACTTCAGGTTTAGTGAAAGAATCTTTTTTCAACATCTGTAGTTCGGATATTAAAGGCGCCTCTTTTTTAGATCTCTTTGCTGGTATGGGGTCGGTAGGTTTTGAAGCTTTAAGTCGGGGAGCTATACATGTGATTTTTGTAGATATCTCTTTCAAAGCCGTACGCTTGATACATACAAACGCTGCTTTAATTGGACCAGAACTTCCTATCATGATCTTGAAGCAGGACGCTAGTTCGGCAATCCAAAGGCTTGCTAAACAGCATAAATCCTTTGACCTGATTTATATAGATCCTCCCTATGACTTTCCTAGCGACTATGTGCAAACTCTTCTAGAGGACATTGTTTTTGGTAAACTTCTTAATTTTCATGGGATTATTGTTTTAGAAAATGCGTCAAATGAAGTGATACTTTGTGAAAATTTGATTCTCAGGCGAAGAAGAAAACTTGGGAAAACATATCTATCCGAGTATATTTTAAAAAAGAATTTCCAATAA
- a CDS encoding metallophosphoesterase, translating to MNIYGLADLHLALGVPQKTMEIFGEPWIGYHEKIRNRWEALVTPEDLVLLAGDISWAMNLSEAGKDFAFLGDLPGTKYMIRGNHDYWSSASTSKIVKALPPSLYYLAQGFALVAPNLAVVGVRLWDSPTICVKNHCLLTPFIEEKPYTEQDEKIFLREVGRLKRALAALPKEVAQVIVMTHYPPISSDGTPGPISELLETDGRISLCLFGHLHSVQRPINGFGNIRGINYLLVAADYVDFTPQEVL from the coding sequence ATGAATATTTATGGCCTGGCAGATCTACACCTTGCCTTAGGAGTTCCCCAAAAAACTATGGAAATTTTTGGAGAACCCTGGATAGGATATCATGAAAAAATTCGTAATCGATGGGAAGCTCTTGTCACTCCTGAGGATTTAGTTCTTTTGGCTGGAGATATTTCTTGGGCTATGAATTTGTCAGAAGCTGGTAAAGATTTTGCGTTTCTTGGAGATCTTCCAGGAACTAAATATATGATTCGTGGGAATCATGATTATTGGAGCTCTGCTTCAACAAGTAAAATTGTAAAAGCACTCCCCCCATCTCTCTATTACTTAGCTCAAGGCTTTGCCCTTGTGGCACCAAATCTTGCTGTTGTGGGAGTAAGACTTTGGGATAGTCCTACAATATGTGTGAAGAACCATTGTTTACTTACTCCCTTTATTGAAGAAAAACCTTATACAGAGCAAGACGAAAAGATTTTTCTTCGAGAAGTCGGGCGTTTAAAAAGGGCTCTGGCTGCTCTCCCTAAAGAGGTTGCACAAGTGATTGTAATGACGCACTATCCTCCAATCAGTAGTGATGGGACTCCAGGGCCTATCTCAGAGCTATTAGAAACTGATGGGAGAATTTCTTTATGCTTATTTGGCCATCTTCATAGCGTGCAACGACCTATAAATGGATTTGGTAATATCCGAGGAATTAACTACTTATTGGTAGCTGCTGACTACGTAGATTTCACTCCTCAGGAGGTGCTGTGA